Below is a window of Brassica napus cultivar Da-Ae chromosome A5, Da-Ae, whole genome shotgun sequence DNA.
CCATAAagataaaactttataaaattcaaaaataaagataaacttTACATAAAGGGTAAGCATAATTACCATGGAGATCATTATAATCATGGTCGATCGAGAAAATAGGCTTGGGTTAGCTttccaacaaaaataaaatcattgatTGGTGTTCATCTTTTCAAGATTTCGTACAAATATTAATCATTTgaatttatcttttaatattatatcaaTCAACCAAAATATTTCCTAATGATCTTATCTTTCATTCAGAAAAAAATCCACAAAATCCGTCTTGAAACGTCAAAAACAATGATCGATATAACAAATAATCCTTATCGAAGAAATTTTTACTATTATATCCCACATCATTtacgtttttatttgtttttaataaaccaCATTACGCTTTTATCTGTTATTTGTTTGCTGACACTACAATTAAAGAAAGTAGAAACTAATTAGTGAAATATTCAAAAGaactttttctcaaaaaaaaatatgggataatttgaaaaatacccTATTTGTGAtcttaaatttgaaaattacacattgttttatattttttgacaaCTACACTTTCTTGGATGTAAAAATACAGTTTTACCCTCATTTTTATTTGAACTTTTAATGTAtactaaatttaaattcaatttttttttatttttaaataaaaaatttaatgtgttttttggATTCACTACTTGTGTGTTGGGTCGTtcgtttttagagttttttaaaGCTAAATACAACCTAGTGAATCAAAAAAACTTAGATCGTATATGTTATAAACCAGAACCTGAATAAGTCTCTATTAGTAAATTATGTAGATCAGGTGCGTAATATGCATTTTTCTTTAGTGATGTTCCCTTGATCTTCAAACTTCATACATGTGAATGTACACGAGAGAAGAACTGTATGTTACGTTCTTTACTGAATCTCGTGAATGATGTATTGGAAATAGACAGTTCTTGTATGTTTGTGTAATAAGCACTGAGTTCATCAGGAACAATATATTCCTACGAAAATCTGACTATATAAGattttgtgttattgtgttaaaaaaaattgtgttctTAGTTTTTGCAACTAAATGTCCATTTGGATCTTGTGTGTTTAAGAGAGTTAATATCTAAATTATGGAGTGTTATAGATATAGCTACTTCTTTTCGTTCATTTATTACCTCATTTTTTTTACCTTCTTGACAAACCAAAAGCTGGTCATGATCTGGTTTCTTTTGACGGGAGAAACTCAAAATGGAGAACGATATGATGGAGGTAGATATgaagcataaaaatggagaatCAGAGGGAAAATAGAAGATGGATAAAGGATCACGAGATAcaatattaaaacagaaaaaacaatatatttttataagatattgtatagataataatatatcttGTTGAGTTTGTTAATTtactatttaattaattatgataacGGAACAATATACTACAACAGCTTTAAATATTCTGATTGGACAATACAgtaatttaatatatacataagtgtagttttcaaaatatttaaatgaggGTATAGTTTTCAAAATAACATCTCATGACAACGTAGATTTccaaattttcccaaaaaataTTCAGAAGAACTAGTACTCAAAAGAACAGGGTTAtctcaatttcaaaattttatctaAAGGTACCCATTTGTGAATGTTCCAGATTTAAGGTTTCACCCTTAAAAGTATCGTGTATCTACAATTCAAGCGCATGTTTACATAACAGAGCAGCCATTAGGGTTCTCGTCGCTGAACATTCCAGGGGGCGTGTTCATGTTTTGATACGAGTACGGCACATAACTTTCACTCGAGTAATTGTATCCTGAACCTGGATAACTCTGACCTCCCATCGGATAAGTCTGACCTTCAATCGAGTAACTCTGGCCGTACACGTGTCTTTCTTGCCAATATATTGGAGCCGTCGGATATGATCCATAATAATCCATTTTATTCACCATTGCCACCGGCGCAACTCCTCCTCCTACGCCGCCACCTTCCTTCTTCTCACCGTCTCCGGCCTCTTTCTTCTTATCTCCGCCCTCTACagcctctttcttcttctctcctccGTCTCCagcctctttctttttctctacaCCGTCTCCAGCTTCTTTCTTATTCTCTCCACCCTCTTGCTTCTTCTCTACGACTTCACTTCCTTCCTTCTTTGCTTCGTTAGCTCCAGCGGCTGTGACTTCTTTCTTTGCAGCAGGAGGGGCCGGGGCGGCACCGTCGTCTTTTTTGGCTGGAAGAAGAGGCTCCACGGTTCGTTTGAGCTTTTTAGTGAGTAGAGGCACGAGTTCTTTAACATCCATAGTTCCTTTTACAGTCACCATGTCTTTGGCTGCATCAATAGCCACCGTTTGGACGCCTgttcaaattattattattaatttattagcATAATTAAATTGCTTTGGGCTTTAACTTGGCTAagaataaaagtaaataaacttTCATTGGTTTAGTAATAATTACctttaattttcaatattattttcttgattttctgAATACATCCTTCGCAATGAAGTCTGATCTTCAAGGCAACCGAGCTCTGAACATAAACAATTTAAAGCTCGATCAGTTACATAGACAAAGTGTTAGAGTGGTTTTACGTTTTAGCTATTGTAAAACacttaaaagttttttttttcttgaaaacgaAAACACTTTTTACGTTGCTTGCATAGTCTGTCTATTGTCCTTATCAACTAAATCTATATACCTCTTTAGGAGCGGCCGGGGGTGGAGGAGCAGGAGCAGCCGCCTTATCTACACCATCGGCTTTCTTCTCTCCACTGGTGGCGGTAGATGCGTCTACTTTCGGCGGTGATGGTGGCGGTGGGTTGGCCAGTACCACCTTTCTCTTCATTCTTTCCTCCAACTTCTCGTGGAGTTTCATCGGATCGATCTTCCCGACCACCATGAGCTTGTTCCCACCCATATCCACCGTCACATCTTTCACTCCGGCGAAGTGCTTCACCATTCGCTTGATCTTCTTTGCGCAACCTTCGCAGTGCATATCCACTTTGAAGACAAAGGCAGATGCAGCAGCCACGGCCGGGGCTGCGGCTGCATCTCCTCCGCCGCTCTTTGGCTTGTTGTCGGTTGTCTCAGTAGAGACTACGGTGGCTGCCTTCTTCTCTTGTTCAACCTTGGCACCTTCTTGTTTCTACATGCacataattataatacacatcAAGAAGGTTGGgataacaaaaattcaaaatcaagcAAAAGAGATAGAAAGCCACTGACCTCTCCCATTCTTCGTTGAAGATaaagatatactttttaataCTAATCAAAGGATTATGTAATGTTTGAACGAGAAGAAGTGGAGGcaaatgtgtgtatatatagagAAGAGGGGGTTTGGTGTGTGCGTGGAGgttgttataaaattatttgatagttAAATTTACTGAATATTATAAGGTTTCATGTATATCTGATATAATGTGTGTATTTGTTATGGGTGAGGTCAGCGAAAGTGGGCGTTTGACGCCGGTTCAACACAAGTGACGGTACGAGACACGAAGGCACCTAGTTTCTGAAGAGAttgattcatttttaaaaaaaaattaggtttcaCGAAACATCAATTGATTAGTCATGTACTCTATTgcttttgaaaacaaaaagggTATCATTTCTCAGCTTTGACTACTACAAGACTAGAGTCTAGATTAGCTGAATCGTCTGAATCATTcaaggtaatatatatatacacagtcAGCCAATGTCACACGAATTTATATACTGCCTTATTATAAGAAACAAACATCAGTTAGAAATTACGGTCTTAAATGTGAACTAATCACATAAGCAAAATGTATATGCTGTTTTTGCCTATCTGAAGTATCGGGgtcattttgttattttgttaacagttaaattatacttaaaatatattcaaatcataaaaataaGTTCACTAAAAGCATAACATATTATAATTCATGTGGAAACAAGAGAGGAGTAACTATACGAGCAATACATTTTGTTTCTATGATATATCATCAAAATATACAACCGATAGTTTAGGGAGTTACAATTCATAAACGAATTATTgaactaaattattatacattacatAAAGGCTAAAtcaatatgtttttgttttctttcttcatcATTAACATGATTACAAGATGGTACTCAAGATATTGATTCTTAAAATTGTATAGTCTTGTCTTGTTCTAAGTGAAGTTGGTGGAGCCtctctttttatgttttctattgaAGCAGCCACGCATTCTTTTTGAGGTATTTCTAATTTTCCAAATATTTACAGTTGTTTTAGAATGaagtatatataatatcttttcAGAAATCCACATTAGTTTGTAAATtttgtagaaaataaaatagctttACCACTTCAAAAGTTTACAatacttatataataaaaataacataatcgTTTACTATTAAATCCATTTCATTCTTTAAATTTTGGCtactttttataatatatatgtgtggtATTTTGGAATAAGCTCATTTTACTCttatcatatttatattttacaatacAAGGAGAAACAAACGCACATGGTTGTAATTTGTCAAGTAGTTTGACCTATTTGTATACTTTGTACTAGTACATAAAAAAATTCTAGGTCTGTGTGTAACATGCATATCTAACACTACTAAAAGCTCGATATACTGAGCAGAGAGCTATGACACGTAGGACAGTTTATTCAGACCAATCAGAGAGCATCATTTTTATTGAAAGGCTATGTTTCAGACAGCCCATCTCTTGGCCCAAATATATTCCAAAGCAAGTGATCTCTGACGACTCCGCTTCACCTTCATCGTCTCCCATCGGGAAAGTCAATCATCTCTGCAAACAGTCAATCATCACCCGAAAAAGCTATGCCACCGCTGATTCTATTGGTCTTGAATCTTGATTGCTGAGTCCTCATCGCTATCACCAGAAGACGACCCTAGAAACTGTAAGCTATTTTTGTTTCCTATCTGGTCTGCTCATTTTTTTCCTGGACTATATTAGTTAATTGCATAAATAATACAATCAAGTAAGACTGGCATTGGCGATCCCACCTTACAGCTCAGAACAATCTGGTCAAATCAACTGATTCTGATTAACACTCTTCAAGACTTAAGTCTTTGTGTTTGTCTTCTTCGTATTTAGTTCACTTATGTGGTCTAATTTCCatattttccatattttctttctttgaacgattttagttttatttttacagTTAACTGTGTCAAATCTTTGGAGAGCCATCCAGATCATCAACGTCATCTtcaagagcaaaaaaaaaaaaaaagagtctgcAAATCAGTTGATGAACATCCATTCGATTTATATATGTCTTTACTGGCTATCTAAATGAACCACCTCTGTTTCTGATTACAACTGGTGATCACAAGCTACTCTTTTTTTAAGacattctttttagtttttggtataATCTTCCATCAGTCACGACTTTTAATAAGTAATGAGGTTTAATAAACTTTGAAGTAAAATTCAGAGCATGTGGGGTTGAGTTTCAGGTCTCGAAGCCTGCATCAGATGGAATTAATGTGGGTGTGCTCCGATTCTAAAATAGCTGTtgagaaaaggaagaaaaatcTACCGAAGATGTAGAAATATTGCATCATTTTCATTATTGCGGAAAAGTTTCACCGGAGACGTAAACGTGGATTCATCATGTCTCGAGTTGATACCTTGAAGGATATTGGGGGGTTTGCTCTAGACGGTGATGGGGTTAGCTAATTCACTGTAGAACCTTGGATTTTGGCCACAAAATACCTCAGAATCAAAGTTACCTGAAAAAGTTAAACCcttcctcttttctttttttttaatctggttAAACTGTTTTGCTTCATAGGTGATGTTTGTGACAACACATTAAGGTGTTCCTGAAGATTTCTATGGAGCCAAAGTCACTGGATCAAGAAGGTAGCAACATTTTAAGCTATCACTAAAAAACTCTAAGATATGTTATGCCACTAATTTCTCATTACTGTACTGTAGCTTCCCTTGAGGCTAATCAGAAGAATCCTTGGGttttgttaaaaagaaaaattgtgtTTCCAGGCAACTTGGCTCCAACCAGTTTAGAGGAATTATGTACGGTACCCAAGCTACTACATTGGTAAACCTCGAAGATTTGTAAGTTGGAaatgcaagttttttttttctggatatACAAATCGAGAATGCTCATCTTTTATTAGagtaaagatttataaattcgTAAATGTCCAGATGACAATGATACATTTTGTCAAAAGCTTTATGGACAACTCAACTGAAATCTTTTTGGTATGAAACTTCCCTGTTCAAACGACTACGTTAATTACATATTATTGAGTGAAGACAGAGAGAACAGATGGGCGAAGAGGAGAAACAGGAGATGgaagaaaattttggaaaagtTGATGATGGTGCCCGCTTCATGTAAACGTATGTGTGTGTTATACAGATTAGCAAGAGATCCGTTATGTATATTGTTTCAAATTGAGTACCAGACCATCTAATCAGTTGATATGTATTCagattttgaatatatgtatagaCAAAGGCACATGGTGGCACTTCGGATTCCACTTGACAACATCGACAATGGTGCCCCCGCTACTGAGTCTACGTACACTTTCAAGTTCTGAGGATGGGCTGCCTGTATATCGTGTTTTGTGGGAGAAGCATCCGTCACGTTTTAGTCATACAGCCTTCTCTCCCTATGTTTTGTTTAGTGGAAAGCACATGGAAATTGATGTCTTGAACTTTCCTTATGCGTACAGATTCAGtagttatttttaatgtttttggtaTACCATCCCCTGTTTTCATTCGAGCTCCATCTATCTTCTTCTAACTGATCGGGCTATGGCTGTAGCGTGACTAGGTAACCCTGAACAAGGAAAATGCTAACAGGGAAGAGGCTGAGAACGGAAACCCAGTTGTTGTGGGTCTAGCTTCTGAGAATGTGTGGGGAATTGTATAGAAATCTTAGGTAGAGACTCTTCAAAATCTTTGTTTgtataatattgttattttgaTCTTTTAATGTTTCTTCGGTTTGAGTTATATATTGGGATATGTTTCATGGTGACTGAACATGTTTTGGAGTGATTTAATTAGAACTTTAGCGAATCCCTCCCTCCTATTGATACATGGTGTATCTGTTCCAAGTGTGCAAGTGTTTCATATGCCAACTCAAATCTAAAGTTTAACAAAACTTTGACTAATTAGTCAATTGTATGTTCTAATGTacatattttaactaattaataaaGCAAAAATAGTTATGtaacaaatttatatatgtattatatatctatatttgcATTTgtgatataaataattaaagttgtttatatttaaaaaaataataatgtttcattttagttgtattactaaaaataaagaaaattaacaGTAAgtatctctttttaaaataacaaaaaagtaGAAAAACTCGCAGAATTATTAAAGAGCTACATTTATTCTATCAGAAAATACCATCAGAAGAGAATACTAAACATTTTGTCTAAATTTTTGTAAGAActttaaaatagtatatataaaaataaataggtgACTACTACCAATATATCTCaactaataaaatttgaaatttaatctataagtttatttatatataaagtatttgtattctatataaataattacatacaTTTATAATAGATTACACAAGAatacaaaataaactaaaataatggCTAATCaatctatataaatataaagttgaagatgggttttaacattttatgttgataaaaactatttagAAGACAAATTTTATAAGATATgaaaagtaaaaatttaaaatactcataaaataagtaatttaaaatttatactaaaattataagatatatcaaaataaaaagcaacaaaaatattaacttCCATCTTCTCGAGCACGAGTAcctgagagagaagaagagatatgcaGCAACGACGTTGTTCAGTCGCTGCCTTAAGCATGGAAACAAAGGCAGGACAATTAGAGCCGGTATAGTAGCTGCATTGGTGAAAATGCTAAGTGTTGATGAAGCTTAGACAATACTGTTGGACTATATAAGTAACCTAGACATGAAAGCCGTGATAGTAAAAACTAATACTTTACTGGCATTTATAGATATTCTCCAGGTGGATTAAGCTACAATCTGAGAGAAGGCGCAGCCATTGCTTTCCCTGTATAAGAGAGACACTGAGAGGCTGGTCTCAGTAGGTAGATTCGGTTCAGTTGTGCCCACTGATGGATCTGTCCAACATTGGAAACAGaggtagacaaaaggaaagctACATCTTCGTTAGAGCTTCTTCGTAAAGCATGCCAATAATTTCTGTTCAATTATTTTGTTCACTCGATTTGAAATTTTGGAGACCAATTCATTTGTGGAATCAAATCCGGAGTAGGTGAGCCGAAAGGTTTTCCAGAATCAAACTCTTTGGTTTACTGTctctttattttgttatatttgtaATATAAGTGGGAAAATAACCAAACTCTTTTGTTTTCCGTATTTATcaatttctgtttttgtttttcttcgtGTGAATTGGTTACTCTTCTCAGCAAAGTTACTTGGAAGAAAAGCAACAGTTGTAAGCAGATGATTTAGCATACATTATttgttgaattttaaaatatttatgtggcTTCGTTAGGCAAATTAGGGATCACATGTACTTATAAACTTGCCCGATGCTCTAAAGAGTCAATATCTTTGCTGAAGGGATCAAAACTTGCAACATTACCTCATAAATTGTATTTCACATGATCGTCAAACCCCAAAAATGAGAGATTCAAAATGAGATTATTCGTTAGTTTTATTCATTGTTTAAAAGTTTCTTCAAGGCCGAAAGCGAAGTGAGTCATATTAGTCTTCTCATTGTTTTGTGGTTTTTGTTTATTGTGTTTACAAACGGTTCAAATCTGTCATATGATGCATGCATCATACATGGTTTGTTTTCATTAACAACTTCAACGACCATTCAACCCCAAATAGTAGCTTGAGTAGCAAGAAATCTGAAATTTCAAGATTAGTTTAATCTGAAGAACCGAAGCATTTTGGAACAGAACAATTTTTAGGTACAATAAATTCTGGGTATCCAAATGGTTTTGTTTTTCATAGTTAAGCAAATATGcacattgcaaaaaaaaaaacaataaattttaattttaaatagtttcagattcataaattatttttcttttagtgctgtaaaaatatacatgaatatatactcaaaaaataacatttaaatttatattgtagttaaattttatgcaaaaaacccgggcgtagcccgggaaagGTTCTAGTATTTGTAAATTGCCTAAAAAGAATGTGCATgaattaatatctatatatttatatgcatatttcgatgaaaattgtatatatgtattaagAATGTAATCTCCACGTTGTGTTTTCATATACTATTCGTTTCACCTGCCCAATGCGTATACACTACTTTACTCAATTCGTACAGCACTTATAgcatatataattaatgttttcatttttacaaaataattagttTGGTCCATCGTAGAGCAATTATTGATTTGATAAAGTCACTTGGATTTGTATCTCATCTCTATAGAATGATGGAAGCAGCTAAAAACGTGGGCAGCATAACAGAGACAAAGACACGAGGAACGGCCATATTTACTTTTTGAATTCTGTGAGTAAACCTAACTACAGTACTATAACTTTTCAACTGGAACAACAGTAAAAAGAAACAAGGTGACAAATGGTGAAAAAATGTCTCAAAGAGTTGCGTATTTGCGTTCGTTCCTCCTTTTACGGGTCCATTTTGTCAACATCAGGTTTTATTGTGTGTTTGTTGAATTTTTCATTTGGTCCCTATTAGATGACGTAATGTCTGAGGTGGGCACATATTATTTTACGatgatcaaacaaaaaaaaattgccaTCGTAGATCATGTAGGAAACAACcgaatcaaataatttattataacttatgaatgacaaaatcagttcaaaactatagatcatatattaaaacaataaaaatgacaCTTAAATAGCTAAACAAATATCTTAAATGTTATATGATCGGCCGAAATGccagtaaatgttttataagatatttatacttcttttattttcttatttataaaaattaaaaattatataaaaaataataataagtagaGAATGATAACTTGTATTGTTAaagttgtaaataaaataaaatattgtattcataaaactagataaatatattttcaaagttatgtgttgtaacaaagttatttattgatcaaacaaaaaaaaaagcagatcaACACTACCAAATGTTGGCGGGTGAGATCTGCATGCAAATCTTCTGCTTTttcacaaaaagacaaaaaatattgaactgCATGCAGATCTCCCGTTTGAACTGCTTTTGCGAACACAAAAGGGTGAATGGTGAATGCTGTGCGGGAGAACTGTATGTGCAGAAGAACTGCACTTGTCCCGTTCTTCCATTCGGACACTTAATTGAGATCCGAATACACTTCCACCGGTGCAAAATAATGCGCGTGTCTTACTTTTAGATTACTATAAATCAATTGTGGAATCACTCATCTTGCTGACAAAACGTGGAAAACGAACAAATCTAAACTGAAAAAGGCTCATCTACTGAATCGCATAGGAACGAATGTCATTAATTAGAATGTCATCTAGTTCGATATTCTTTAATTAAAGTATCATCGATCTTTATTCTTTTCACTGAGTCCTAAACCGAAAAAGTATAACATAAGTGAATGAAAATGAGCGGGCAAAACGGTGAAGTTCAAGGAGTA
It encodes the following:
- the LOC106454695 gene encoding heavy metal-associated isoprenylated plant protein 5-like, which produces MGEKQEGAKVEQEKKAATVVSTETTDNKPKSGGGDAAAAPAVAAASAFVFKVDMHCEGCAKKIKRMVKHFAGVKDVTVDMGGNKLMVVGKIDPMKLHEKLEERMKRKVVLANPPPPSPPKVDASTATSGEKKADGVDKAAAPAPPPPAAPKESSVALKIRLHCEGCIQKIKKIILKIKGVQTVAIDAAKDMVTVKGTMDVKELVPLLTKKLKRTVEPLLPAKKDDGAAPAPPAAKKEVTAAGANEAKKEGSEVVEKKQEGGENKKEAGDGVEKKKEAGDGGEKKKEAVEGGDKKKEAGDGEKKEGGGVGGGVAPVAMVNKMDYYGSYPTAPIYWQERHVYGQSYSIEGQTYPMGGQSYPGSGYNYSSESYVPYSYQNMNTPPGMFSDENPNGCSVM